The proteins below come from a single Eptesicus fuscus isolate TK198812 chromosome 5, DD_ASM_mEF_20220401, whole genome shotgun sequence genomic window:
- the PROSER2 gene encoding proline and serine-rich protein 2 — protein sequence MPINHQKSDSSEMDSDLSPGCRLSDLSRGGSLESRSSSSRSRSLTLDDESLKYLTHEEKDVILFFEETIDSLEDDFEEQVLCDSGVHCQPPESLEGSTPGHLEPEDVIDLVQPVYAAGEPERLPDVTETAGAGPVGKEDVAVLECGAQDVEASPPPGCTGPEALPRPPSLPVTTAPAHPRKEQLSSSPPAEHPKLPRSVPTPLVIAQKISEKLAGNEALSPTSPSKEGRPGEGRTLTSMAPRNGDHLLWHRHTAQPAPKIHRFPSNISVTNSAGKEFNKTISKAAVNVQERKARVLANINGVSFFSVGEWEDRARKGDLPEQKRSVSPEQGTCGQSKPGPVQEAVSTQAGGPTSSQQSRGVQTEQTPPLENGFQNIHDVLKSEPGAFFSTGKTVTFRPDPALTNKLARQNASKSLYEHRQPDCSQDARKRSGSLPRAVGFRPQGITVQFAGRGSTEEARREALRKLGLLKENL from the exons GATGACGAGAGCCTGAAGTACCTCACCCATGAGGAAAAGGATGTCATCCTGTTTTTTGAAGAGACTATTGATTCCCTGGAGGACGACTTTGAGGAGCAAGTCCTGTGTGACAGTGGGGTACACTGCCAGCCCCCAGAGTCTCTGGAAGGAAGCACTCCCGGCCACTTGGAACCAGAAGATGTCATTGACTTAGTGCAGCCAGTATATGCAGCTGGGGAACCTGAGCGCCTCCCGGATGTGACGGAAACAGCAG GGGCGGGACCTGTTGGAAAGGAAGACGTTGCCGTCCTGGAATGCGGGGCCCAGGATGTGGAGGCTTCTCCCCCACCAGGGTGCACCGGTCCAGAGGCCCTTCCTCGGCCACCCTCCCTGCCTGTCACCACAGCGCCAGCCCACCCCAGGAAAGAGCagctctcttcttctcctccagCGGAGCACCCAAAACTGCCCCGTTCAGTTCCTACTCCGCTTGTTATCGCCCAGAAAATTTCTGAGAAGTTGGCAGGAAATGAAGCACTCTCACCCACCTCCCCCTCCAAGGAGGGCaggcctggagaagggaggaCGCTGACTTCCATGGCCCCTCGAAACGGAGACCACTTGTTGTGGCACAGACATACGGCACAGCCCGCACCCAAGATCCACCGCTTCCCGAGCAACATCAGTGTGACCAACAGCGCCGGGAAGGAGTTCAACAAGACCATCTCCAAGGCCGCGGTCAACGTGCAGGAGcggaaagcccgggtcctggcCAACATTAACGGAGTCTCTTTCTTCTCCGTGGGAGAATGGGAGGATCGGGCCCGAAAGGGTGATCTCCCGGAGCAGAAGAGAAGCGTCTCTCCAGAGCAGGGGACGTGTGGCCAGAGCAAGCCAGGCCCCGTCCAGGAAGCTGTGTCCACACAGGCAGGAGGACCGACCAGCAGTCAGCAGTCCAGAGGCGTGCAGACAGAGCAGACGCCACCACTGGAGAATGGCTTCCAGAACATCCATGATGTCCTAAAGAGTGAGCCCGGTGCCTTCTTCTCTACTGGGAAAACTGTCACTTTCCGCCCGGACCCGGCTCTTACCAATAAACTTGCACGCCAGAACGCCAGCAAGAGCTTGTATGAGCACCGTCAGCCAGACTGCAGTCAGGATGCTAGGAAGCGGTCAGGTTCGCTGCCCAGGGCCGTGGGGTTCAGACCCCAAGGCATCACTGTCCAGTTTGCTGGCCGAGGCTCCACTGAGGAAGCTCGCCGGGAGGCCCTGCGGAAGCTCGGCCTGCTGAAAGAGAACTTGTGA